TTCGCCGGCATAGTCTTCCAGGCCCTGGCGGTTCAGCACGGTGATGTTGCCGCGGCGGTACTGAATCAGGCCTTCGTCCTGCAGCTTGCCGGCAGCGGCGGTGATGCTTTCGCGGCGCACACCCAGCATAATCGAGATCAGTTCCTGGGTCACTTTCAGTTCGTTGCTGGCCGAGCGGTCCAGGCGGTCCAGCAGCCAGCGGCACAGTTTCTGCTCGATCGAGCTGTGGCGGCCGCCGACGGCGTTTTGGGCCATCTGGGCGAACAGGGCGTTGGTATAGCGCATCAGCAACTGTGGCAGGGCGCCGCCCTTGTTGAAGGCGTCGCGCAGGAACTGGGTCTTCAGGCGGTAGCCGTAGCCGGCGCTCTGGACCACGGCGCTGCAGGTGGCGCGCTCGCCCATGAACAGCGACACGCCGACTGCGCCTTCATGGCCGACCACGGCGATCTCGGTGGTGGCGCCGTCTTCCATCACGTACAGCAGGGAAACGATGGCGGTGGTCGGGAAGTACACGTATTCGAGTTTGCTGCCGTATTCGAACAGTTCCTTGCCGAAAGGCAGCGGGACCAGTTCCAGGTGTTCGAACAGGCTTTCCAAGTCAGGACGCGGCAGGGCTGCCAGCAGCTCATTTTGTTGGGTACCGCTGTAGCTCACGACCGGACGCGTCGTGGATTTCAGTTCTTCCGAAGTGGTCGGGAACTGATTCATCGACTGCGTCTTCTTCGCGGTAGCACCAAATTGAGCATTATTCATTTTATTTCCTCGTTATCTCTGACTTACTTCACTGGGCGATTGCTTGGATGGGTTTCCTCATCGCGATGTGTGAAGATTAAAGCTAATGTCATTTGCCGAACATAAGACTGGCTGTCGCCCCCCTGTAGGTGGCGTGCATAATGTTTTGTCAGTCCAGTCCTACTGGAGAAAATCACACAAAACCACGTTTTTCGGTATCTGGAGCGTGGTTTTCCTGGTCGATACTGTCGCGTTAACCCATCCATACTGCAGTCTCGGTGTCAGAATTCCTACACAGGACCTCCTCGTGTGCCCATGTCGTTCCGTATTGTCGAGCTCATGACGCCGTTTTTCCCTGTAGAGAAGGGTTTTCTGCATGCCCGGGCAGCGCTCCCAATCAGTTCACACAAGCCGGTCCGGAGCCGGTAAAATCGAGAGTTTTGCAAGCGCCGCGATGGCCGAAACCATGTCCAACGAAACCGCAGTTACCACCCCCGACACCGGCGACGCCGGCAGCGGCGCCGCGAGCGCCAAACCGGCCGCCCTGATCGCCCGCGAAGTGGCGCGCCGCCGCACTTTCGGCATCATTTCCCACCCGGACGCGGGTAAGACCACGCTGACTGAAAAGTTGCTCCTGTTCTCGGGTGCGATTCAGCTGGCGGGTACCGTGAAGGGCCGCAAGAGCGGCCGCCACGCCACCTCCGACTGGATGGACATCGAGAAGCAGCGCGGCATTTCGGTGGCGTCGTCGGTGATGCAGTTCGAATTCCGCGACCACGTGATTAACCTGCTCGACACCCCCGGCCACCAAGACTTCTCGGAAGATACCTACCGCGTGCTGACCGCGGTCGACTCGGCCCTGATGGTGATCGACGCCGCCAAGGGCGTGGAAGCGCAGACCATCAAGCTGCTCAACGTGTGCCGCATGCGCGACACGCCGATCGTCACCTTCATGAACAAGCTCGACCGCGAGACGCGCGATCCGCTGGAACTGCTGGACGAGGTCGAGTCGGTGCTGAAGATCGAATGCGCGCCGGTGACCTGGCCGATCGGCATGGGCAAGAACTTCCGCGGCGTGTACCACCTGCTGAACGACGAAGTCATGCTGTTCAAGGCCGGCGAGGAAAAGGCCGACGGCGCCTACGAAATCATCAAGGGCATCGACAACCCAAAGCTGGCGGCCATGTTCCCGCTCGAAATGGACCAGCTCAAGATGGAAGTCGAGCTGGTGCACGGCGCGTCCCACCCGTTCGACCTGCAGCGCTTCCTGGCCGGCGTGCAGACCCCGGTGTTCTTCGGCTCGGCGATCAACAACTTCGGCGTGCGCGAGATCCTGTCGGCGCTGATCGACTGGGCGCCGGCCCCGCGCGAGCGCGACGCCACCGTGCGCGCGGTCGAGCCGCAGGAACAGCCGTTCTCCGGTTTCGTCTTCAAGATCCAGGCCAACATGGACCCGGCCCACCGCGACCGCATCGCCTTCTTGCGCGTGTGCTCGGGACGCTTCGACAAGGGCATGAAGGTCAAGCACCTGCGCCTGGGCCGCGAGGTCAAGTTGTCGTCGGTGGTGACCTTCATGGCGTCCAGCCGCGAGCAGGTCGAGGAAGCCTACGCCGGCGACATCATCGGCCTGCCCAACCACGGCAACATGCAGATCGGCGACAGCTTCTCGGAAGGCGAGATGCTGACCTTCACCGGCATCCCGTACTTCGCGCCGGACCTGTTCCGCACGGTGCGTATCCGCAATCCGCTCAAGACCAAGCAATTGCACAAGGGCTTGCAGCAGCTGGGCGAAGAGGGCGCGGTGCAGGTGTTCAAGCCGGTCATGGGCAGCGACCTGATCCTGGGCGCGGTCGGCGTGCTGCAGTTCGAAGTCGTGGCCAGCCGCCTGCTCAACGAGTACGGCGTGGACGCGGTGTTCGAAAGCTCCAGCATCAGCAGCGCGCGCTGGGTGTCGAGCGACGACAAGAAGTCGCTGGCCGACTTCGAGACCGCGCTGGCCCACAACGTCGCCTACGACGCCGCCGGCAACCTGGCCTACCTCGCCACTTCCGGCGTCAACCTGCGCCTGACCCAGGAGCGCTGGCCCAAGCTGCAGTTCCACGCCACCCGCGAGCATGCGGCCAAGCTCGACTGACAGCGTGCGGCGCCGGCGCGCGGCTTGGCCGCCGCGCCGCGCGCCGCTGCACCCCGCTGCACCGGCCGGCATCGCGCCGCGCCGGCATCCTTCACGTCCGGCGCCCCAGCAGCGCCTCGGCGATGCTGCCGATCCAGCACAGGGCGAACACGATGGCTGCCGCCGGCGCCCATGGCGGCGTCTGCTGGGCGTCGATGCGCGCCGCGATCGCGGCCGGGTCCAGCGCCACGGCGCCGCTGAGCACCTGGTCGGCCACGGCGCTGGCCTGCTCCAGCATGACATCGAGGTAGGCCAGGCCGGCAACGGCAGCCGGCACCAGGAATAGCAGGGCCAGCGCACGGCGGCCCAGGTAGAACTGGCCGATGCCAGGAAACAACAGTCCCGACAATAGCGCACCTGTGACGTTTCGCTTCATTTTTCTCCTGAAATTCCATTGTTGAGATGGCGCAAGGGTGCGCGCCCCCGCTCCCGTAGATTGCTTAAATGCACGCTGGAAATAAAGCCGGGCACGACGCACCGGCCCAGGCATGCATCTTCCCGGGAGCCTATCATGATCGCTGCATCGTCCATCCGTCGCACCGGCCTGGCCGGCCCATCGTCGCAGGGAGTGCGCTGACATGCTGTCGCGCCTGCGGATCGGTCCCAAACTGCTGCTGGCTCCCGGCGCCGTGCTGTTGCTGCTGGTGTTGCTTTCCTGCGGCGCCTACATGGCGATGGTACGCCAGAACCAGTCCCTCGACACCATCGTCCAGCAGCGCGCGGTGCACATGCGCGCCGCCTTCGACCTGGTCGCCTCGGCGCAGCGTGCGCATGCCCAGGCCTACCAGGTGCTCACCTGGATCAGCGGCAGCTTCCCGCGCGCGCGCGTGGAGCCGCTGGTGCGCGACGTCCAGCTGCAGCAGGGCGCGGTCAAGCGCGGCTTCGCGGCCCTGTCGC
The genomic region above belongs to Massilia forsythiae and contains:
- a CDS encoding Crp/Fnr family transcriptional regulator; translated protein: MNQFPTTSEELKSTTRPVVSYSGTQQNELLAALPRPDLESLFEHLELVPLPFGKELFEYGSKLEYVYFPTTAIVSLLYVMEDGATTEIAVVGHEGAVGVSLFMGERATCSAVVQSAGYGYRLKTQFLRDAFNKGGALPQLLMRYTNALFAQMAQNAVGGRHSSIEQKLCRWLLDRLDRSASNELKVTQELISIMLGVRRESITAAAGKLQDEGLIQYRRGNITVLNRQGLEDYAGECYKVAKSEYDRLLMDVAR
- a CDS encoding peptide chain release factor 3: MSNETAVTTPDTGDAGSGAASAKPAALIAREVARRRTFGIISHPDAGKTTLTEKLLLFSGAIQLAGTVKGRKSGRHATSDWMDIEKQRGISVASSVMQFEFRDHVINLLDTPGHQDFSEDTYRVLTAVDSALMVIDAAKGVEAQTIKLLNVCRMRDTPIVTFMNKLDRETRDPLELLDEVESVLKIECAPVTWPIGMGKNFRGVYHLLNDEVMLFKAGEEKADGAYEIIKGIDNPKLAAMFPLEMDQLKMEVELVHGASHPFDLQRFLAGVQTPVFFGSAINNFGVREILSALIDWAPAPRERDATVRAVEPQEQPFSGFVFKIQANMDPAHRDRIAFLRVCSGRFDKGMKVKHLRLGREVKLSSVVTFMASSREQVEEAYAGDIIGLPNHGNMQIGDSFSEGEMLTFTGIPYFAPDLFRTVRIRNPLKTKQLHKGLQQLGEEGAVQVFKPVMGSDLILGAVGVLQFEVVASRLLNEYGVDAVFESSSISSARWVSSDDKKSLADFETALAHNVAYDAAGNLAYLATSGVNLRLTQERWPKLQFHATREHAAKLD